From a single Arachnia propionica genomic region:
- a CDS encoding ABC transporter ATP-binding protein codes for MITFRNLTKRYGDVLAVDDISFTVEAGSITGFLGPNGAGKSTAMRCLTGLAFPTEGEALIDGRRYRDIPNPSAQVGVLLDASAQHPGRTGRETIRTAATAMGVPRSRVDEVIELAGLTAAEARKRVGAYSLGMRQRLGIAQAFLGSPRVLILDEPANGLDPQGIHWMRTVLRRFADAGGAVLLSSHLLHEVQQIADRIVMIGHGRILTEGSIDDLTADGANLETTFLNLTTTTAREGIFV; via the coding sequence ATGATCACCTTCCGAAACCTCACCAAACGCTATGGCGACGTCCTCGCCGTCGACGACATCAGTTTCACTGTCGAGGCGGGAAGCATCACCGGTTTCCTCGGCCCCAACGGCGCCGGCAAATCCACCGCCATGCGGTGCCTCACCGGGCTCGCCTTCCCCACCGAGGGCGAGGCCCTGATCGACGGGCGCCGCTACCGTGACATCCCCAACCCGAGCGCCCAGGTCGGTGTCCTGCTGGACGCCTCCGCCCAGCATCCCGGACGCACCGGACGCGAAACGATCCGGACCGCGGCCACCGCCATGGGGGTACCCCGGTCCCGGGTGGACGAGGTCATCGAACTCGCCGGGCTCACCGCCGCGGAGGCCCGTAAACGGGTCGGCGCCTACTCGCTGGGAATGAGGCAGCGCCTCGGCATCGCCCAGGCCTTCCTCGGTTCGCCCCGGGTGCTGATCCTGGACGAACCAGCCAACGGCCTCGACCCCCAGGGCATCCACTGGATGCGCACCGTGCTGCGGCGCTTCGCCGACGCCGGTGGCGCCGTCCTGCTCAGCTCCCACCTGCTCCACGAAGTGCAGCAGATCGCCGACCGCATCGTCATGATCGGCCACGGCAGGATCCTCACGGAGGGCAGCATCGACGACCTGACCGCCGACGGCGCCAACCTCGAAACCACCTTCCTCAACCTCACCACCACCACCGCTCGCGAAGGAATCTTCGTATGA
- a CDS encoding sensor histidine kinase: MTSEYRLGAWALIWRYLLALGWVLPSFAAPLVGQDLSRELPPAFHNFLVLELLGVIAAVVLIRFRRRAPMLVVVSLSVLSSVTVTLGGFSSWGVASLCTRRRWKEILPAGAVFIGFQILSDPVRRGLGLPAVTDLRVGDAPLQVPWPLIVSGGVLLLYTVVLVAIGMYTGARRELIASMRAQVEQAEREQQLRVAQGQAAERQRIAREMHDVLAHRISLVSMYSGALAYRDDLNPGQTHEIAETIRENANLALTELRGVLGSLRGQDGDRPQPTLADLPGLIADNRAAGLRIEFSGVALEGLSPAVSRHAYRIVQEGLTNARKHAPGTKVEVRLSGDPDSGLRIELRNLVNGRGAAVPGGGYGLLGLAERTGLVGGWIEHGIRDEVFQLEAWMPW, translated from the coding sequence GTGACCTCCGAATACCGACTCGGCGCGTGGGCGTTGATCTGGCGCTACCTGCTGGCTCTCGGCTGGGTGCTGCCGTCGTTCGCCGCCCCCCTGGTGGGTCAGGACCTGTCCCGGGAGCTGCCCCCGGCCTTCCACAACTTCCTGGTCCTCGAGCTCCTCGGTGTGATCGCCGCCGTGGTGCTGATCCGGTTCCGGAGGCGGGCCCCGATGCTGGTGGTGGTGTCGCTGAGCGTGCTGAGCTCGGTCACGGTCACGCTGGGCGGCTTTTCGTCCTGGGGGGTCGCCAGCCTGTGTACCCGGCGGCGGTGGAAGGAGATCCTCCCGGCCGGGGCCGTCTTCATCGGGTTCCAAATCTTGTCCGACCCGGTTCGGCGGGGTCTGGGGCTGCCCGCGGTCACGGACCTGCGGGTGGGCGACGCACCGCTGCAGGTGCCGTGGCCTCTGATCGTCAGCGGCGGGGTGTTGCTGCTCTACACGGTGGTGCTGGTGGCGATCGGCATGTACACCGGGGCCCGTCGGGAGTTGATCGCTTCGATGCGGGCCCAGGTGGAGCAGGCCGAACGGGAGCAGCAGCTGCGGGTCGCCCAGGGGCAGGCCGCCGAACGCCAGCGCATCGCCCGGGAGATGCACGACGTGCTGGCCCACCGGATCTCGCTGGTCAGCATGTACTCCGGGGCGCTGGCCTACCGGGACGACCTCAATCCCGGGCAGACCCACGAGATCGCCGAGACCATCCGGGAGAACGCCAACCTGGCGCTGACCGAGTTGCGGGGCGTCCTCGGGTCGCTGCGGGGGCAGGACGGGGACCGGCCGCAGCCCACCCTCGCCGACCTGCCGGGCCTCATTGCCGACAACCGGGCTGCCGGGCTGCGGATCGAGTTCAGCGGCGTGGCCCTGGAGGGGCTCTCGCCCGCGGTGAGCCGCCACGCCTACCGGATCGTGCAGGAGGGGCTCACCAATGCCCGCAAGCACGCGCCGGGGACCAAGGTTGAGGTGCGGCTCAGCGGCGACCCCGACTCCGGGTTGCGGATCGAACTACGCAACCTGGTGAACGGACGCGGCGCCGCCGTCCCCGGAGGCGGCTATGGTCTACTCGGGCTGGCCGAGCGGACGGGCCTCGTTGGCGGCTGGATCGAGCACGGAATTCGGGACGAAGTTTTTCAATTGGAGGCGTGGATGCCATGGTGA
- a CDS encoding type II toxin-antitoxin system VapC family toxin has product MVVLDASALLAWFGGEPGADQVEQHMPCCCSTANWAEVVQKLTARGVGLGDIRSAVSLLGLVLEPVTTEDAETAATLWQDHPTLSLGDQLCLALGHRLAVPVLTADRAWGNQPPIIQIR; this is encoded by the coding sequence ATGGTGGTCCTGGACGCCTCGGCTCTGCTGGCCTGGTTCGGCGGCGAACCGGGCGCCGATCAGGTCGAACAACACATGCCCTGCTGCTGCAGCACCGCGAACTGGGCCGAGGTCGTCCAGAAACTGACTGCCCGAGGAGTCGGGCTGGGCGACATCCGTTCGGCGGTCTCACTGCTGGGGCTGGTCCTCGAACCCGTGACCACCGAGGACGCCGAAACAGCCGCAACGCTGTGGCAGGACCACCCCACGCTGAGCCTGGGAGACCAGCTCTGCCTCGCCCTCGGCCACCGCCTCGCCGTCCCGGTCCTGACCGCCGACCGCGCCTGGGGCAACCAGCCTCCGATCATCCAGATCCGCTGA
- a CDS encoding AbrB/MazE/SpoVT family DNA-binding domain-containing protein, which produces MSTTFELRVGDRGRVVLPAALRERLGLRQGDVLSVTLEGGQLVASTPRAALERVRARIRGTGVVEELLEDRRRQTEAEQ; this is translated from the coding sequence ATGAGTACCACATTCGAGCTTCGCGTGGGAGATCGGGGCAGGGTGGTGCTGCCCGCGGCACTCAGGGAAAGACTGGGCCTGCGACAGGGGGACGTGCTCTCGGTCACCCTGGAGGGCGGCCAACTCGTCGCGTCCACACCCCGCGCGGCCTTGGAACGGGTGCGGGCACGGATCCGCGGAACCGGGGTCGTCGAGGAACTCCTTGAGGACCGCCGTCGGCAGACCGAAGCCGAGCAGTGA